The genome window AACCGCCGGAAGGACTACTTCTCGAGTCGCATCCAACCGGCGGCCTCTCATTTATTTCATGCTCCATTGCATTGCGATATGTGTCAGGAACCGTGCAATCAggcactggaaaaaataaatgataagaagtttaagcaaatataatatatataatattcaATGAGGATTTAAGCTTTTATGGTTATCTCAAGCACGCTGACTGCCGAAAAAACCTCATCGTGCTCGGACCAGTAGTGTCATTAAAAATcccaaaaaataatacatttgTTTCCTGTACACTAGGAATAACAAGAGCCTGGTATCTACGTAAGCCAGTGTCTTAAAGACAGCGTTTTTCCGGATCCATCTGGGACTTGTTTGGCCAGCTCACTACTCGCACTCGTTGTTTTTATTCAATTACCAATTCGAATTCGAATGCTGTCATAGCCTCACTCCAGTTCATCGCAAGCAGCTGCAGCCGTTTGTCTTGCCAATTGGCCGAGGCCATCAACAAACCGAACCCAAGCGGAGCATTATTGTAATTCAGGCAGCTACCAGCCAACCACTCGCTCtcgattttaaattgtttggAAGCAATAAAAAGTTTATCAAGTGTAAAGCGAAAAACAGCGCACGAAGCCCTTGACTTTCGGCACTCGGTGTTAATTGTTTGAGCTTTAAGTTGGGAAACGGTGCCACATTTCAAGGACCTGGCCAAGTAAAGCTCCCAGGGCTTTATTCAAGGCAAAAGTAATACAAAACAATGGGCTCGAAAACCACCCGCACAATCAATAGCACAAAAGCGGAGAAAGAAAGACGCacaacaaataaatcaattgGCTTTGCCTAAAACGTTTGAAATTGATTTCAAGTTCTTTGGCCCATTGTTTTTATATGCAACAAAGGGACAATTTTTCATTTCCAACGACAACAATAAAAGCAACACAAGGTCCTTTTCATGGTGGAACACACTGGGATAGGCGCACACACACTGGAATAGACACACACATGCGGTCGATCCCTGGGCATGTAAATTGGCCGCATTGTTTATGAGCTCTGCTATCCTGCGTGTCCTCCAGCCTCGTCCTTCGAGGGACTATTGATTGTCAATTCAGTTTAAGCGCCGCCCATAAATTCAGTAAATGAGCAGAGGTCCAGCCGAAGCTGTTGCCATTTTTCTTAATTTGCTGAAATGCACAAAAACAATTTTCGATTTCCACGAAAGACGCCCACATCGCGAATTCGAATTCTATGGTTGATAGTTTGCTATTAGCTTTTGAtttctttctttattttcatttacctaacactttttaaaatatccTTAAAATAGTCTATAAATGATTTgttttgaaaacatttttaaagctTAACTATTGGGTACTATTACTTATCGTCCTTAAACCCCCATTTGTAGAGCCAAAAGGCTATCGAGTTGCACTTCAAATGTTTGTGTGCCCTACCTTTGTTTGGTCATTAGACCTGACACATTGTCAACACGCAACAACTGCCAACAACTGACAGCCGTCAACTGTTTATGTTTGCCATTTAGCAGGCAAAACATTTtgattacgcatacgccatgtggaTCGAAGCGACGTTTGTTGCTTTGACAGGCGCCTCGAATTCCATTCGCCCATAAATAAAAGTCATCTGCTGGTCATCAGTCGATTGGAGATGCATTCGCTGCTTGTTTGTGTTTCAGCGCTTTGGTTTTGTCAGCTTTGCGAAGCGGCGATTGGAGCTCAACTCTGCAAGGATTGTCGTGTGAATGTGATATATCCTGATGGCGGAAGAGGCGACCAGCAGTTCTCAGAAAACCGTCAAATAATTCGAATCATCAACAAATATAAGCCAATCAGAAGGCAGGAACTGGAATATCAAGATGAGATCGGGATGCGCCACTTGAAATTCAGCTTTATTGCGAAGATAAAGGTGGCAAATTCGGTACGATGCAGTGCAGCCTTGGTGGCTCCCAGTTTGGCGATCACCTCCAGTAATTGCTTTTCAAACGACTCCTTTAAACCGCTGCAAATTATCTTCACCGGCGGAAGAACTATCGCTGTGGATAATGTAGTCAAAGCGGATTTCTGTCCTGAGCTCAGCATTCTTCACTTGAAGAGACCCTCTGAACTCAATCCAGTTGCTCTATGCCAATTTGACCTACCATTGGGCACTAGAGTATCAATGATGATGGCCACTTCGGATCTCAGATATTACGGCCGTCGGAGAACTGAAATAATCTCGAATCGCGCTTGCAAGACAACATTCCTAGAAGAGGATTCCGTTTTTATAACTTCCAGTATGATGTGTGCAAAGAACTCAATGAATCCGGAAATGTGTGCCACTTCTCCGGGTGATGTCTTACTTATAGACCATCAATTATGCGGCTTAAACGTTTATGGATTTCGCTGTTTTCAAAATGCACTCAATGGTGATCTGTACATAAGCCTAGGCAAACTGCAGCCCATGCTCGGCGATTTGATCCGGAAACTTAGCGGTTAAAGTGAAGAATTTAAATCAGTTACGGAGAAAGGAAGCTAATTGTTGCGATGTGGGACTATATCGGTTGAAATGTTATAATGCAGCTAAGTCAGTTGGTCATACTACTAGCAGTGTCCCGAGGATCAGTTTATGGATCTTCTGAGACGGCGACGCAGTTTAATGTCGGTGAAGTACCCCGCAATGGACAGCCCTATCAGATAGTTCGCGTTATTGAGTATATAGTACCCTATCCCTACCAGAGATCACCGAAAGTTTCCGCTAGAACCTCAAGCGGAGTCAACAAGGAACCCAACAGCCTAGAGATAATTCCCGCTGAAATCGAGACTCTCCTTACCGATGGACAAGCCACAACAGAGGCACCAAAGGCGGTGAAGCATTACCTTATGCGAATCCTTTATGAAAACAAAGTCATTTGCAGTGGTGCTCTAATCTCCACTCGTCTGGTTTTAACCTCCGCCCACTGTTTTCCCAGGACTCTGCGTCAACCTCCACCTCGCTCGTACAAACTGCAGGCTAGTCGGAGTCGGATATATTCGGTGGCCAATCTAATTACCGGCGCTATTGAGGACATGGCCCTATTACTGCTTCAGGCTCCACTGGAGGATCCCTTCGTCCATCCGATTGATCTCTGCGACTCACCTCTCCAAAGAAATGACAATGTAACCATGTACATGTCACAGCAACATCTGCGCTTCCTGCGCACCAAACTCATTCCCAATAGCAATTGCAAAAGGAGCTATGCCCAGGACGAGAACGCCTTCATCACCCAGAACATGTTGTGCGCCCTGAATTCAAACCGATTGGTGGACTGCCAGACGGCCATGGGGGATGTCCTGCTCCACCAGGATCGGTTGTGCGGAGTGGACATTTACGGACAACACTGCTCCGATGGGGGTGTCAATGGAGAGCTGTATGCCGACGTCTTTAAGGCCCGGACTCAACTGATGCACTTGATTGAGCGCTATTCGAACTAAATGATTTAACTGGGAAATTActgaataaaaaatatataaacgtttgaataaaaatttttaaatcaCATCAGAAAGTTAGAGATTGCACATAGATTTACTGTCGCTGTTCAATGTTCGTGTGCTGCCCAAATCGAATCAATCTCACTAAACAAACACTGAAAACAAAAGGGCGAAAGTGGGGTGGACCAAAAAAATCGCAAATAAAATCAGGGGATGCCGCCTTCTGTTGGTCGCGCGCAAAATTGAAAGTCGCCACCAACAAAATCAGGGAAACACAAAGAGCACAAGCGAtgtttttttaacattttattttctttcaaTTTGCGGCTTAAAAAAGTTAACTGTTTCCATCAAAATGCCCTGAACTGCAATGActatgatgtatgtaaatttGAGCGAAaaaacaaatggcaaaaaacgaaaattgtgaaaaaaaCACACAATAAGAGACACAAGCTCCACCCAAACCCTCTAAAATCATCATGACAGGAAAAAGGTGTTACACTTGGCTTGAAATTTACACCGTCGGTGGGCGGGGCAACAAGGGGGCTTCAGCGGCAAAAAGAGGAAGAGATGGAGTCCTGCGAA of Drosophila mauritiana strain mau12 chromosome 3R, ASM438214v1, whole genome shotgun sequence contains these proteins:
- the LOC117143678 gene encoding seminase; translation: MQLSQLVILLAVSRGSVYGSSETATQFNVGEVPRNGQPYQIVRVIEYIVPYPYQRSPKVSARTSSGVNKEPNSLEIIPAEIETLLTDGQATTEAPKAVKHYLMRILYENKVICSGALISTRLVLTSAHCFPRTLRQPPPRSYKLQASRSRIYSVANLITGAIEDMALLLLQAPLEDPFVHPIDLCDSPLQRNDNVTMYMSQQHLRFLRTKLIPNSNCKRSYAQDENAFITQNMLCALNSNRLVDCQTAMGDVLLHQDRLCGVDIYGQHCSDGGVNGELYADVFKARTQLMHLIERYSN
- the LOC117143679 gene encoding uncharacterized protein LOC117143679 encodes the protein MHSLLVCVSALWFCQLCEAAIGAQLCKDCRVNVIYPDGGRGDQQFSENRQIIRIINKYKPIRRQELEYQDEIGMRHLKFSFIAKIKVANSVRCSAALVAPSLAITSSNCFSNDSFKPLQIIFTGGRTIAVDNVVKADFCPELSILHLKRPSELNPVALCQFDLPLGTRVSMMMATSDLRYYGRRRTEIISNRACKTTFLEEDSVFITSSMMCAKNSMNPEMCATSPGDVLLIDHQLCGLNVYGFRCFQNALNGDLYISLGKLQPMLGDLIRKLSG